CAACAAGGCACTTTAGGTGAATACATCTGGTGTCTTCAAACAATAAATGGGGTGTAGCCTAgggttttattcattttagaaACTGAGAGACAGAAGACATGACTTGGGGGGTCTCACCTAAGACAAATACCAATTCCAAAATATCTGAATCTTATGGTCCACCGAAGAATATTGCAATAAACAACACCTGCTATTCATCTGCTTTGATTTCCCCCAGATCATTGCTACAATAAGGATTACAAAAAAGCATATAACAATCCCAGGgcccagaaaatgaaaaagcttctGAAGTGGAAGCAAGAATATGGATTGCACTGGAGCATTTTTCTTGCTCTATAGAACACTCTCTACTGACTCCTAGCAAAAAACAATCACAAAAACATGCTCTCTGTGCCACTGGATCATTCACTGACAACTGGAGAACGTAGAAGTATCTGCTCTCCTACTGAAAATCTAATATACTGCTAGTGGCAGAAGCAAGTGAAAGAATTTGACTTATAAGACTTCCTGAGACGCATTAGATGAGCAGTCATCAACTTATGCAGAGCAACCATGTCTGTCAGCTTTGGTTTATGAACCCCCTAGCAAggacagaaatgctttttatgcCACAGAGCAATAAGACATTTATATTTAAtgaacttcctgaaaaaaagtacAGATTATTTGAAGATGCACCTGAATTGTCCTTGTCCTCCGGGAAGCATCCACTGCTACAAAGCTAAAAGGCAGATCACACAAAATAAGCATACACCTAAGTACAGACAGTCTTTCCACAGTTTTAATGAAGCCAAAACTACTTCTGGGATTGGGACCTTGTGCACACAGTTACTTGAATACACCCAGTAATTTCACTCACCTGCCTTTAAGTTCATTGCCCTCAGAAGAACTTGATCATCACTCAGGTATACTGAGATCGTAGCTTGAATAATCTTAAATCCACAGGTGGCCCAGCAAAAACACATGCTACCACTTGCAGGAGAAAAACCTGTCAGCTGTTCCTCGTGATGAATTTCAATTCTTCCATGTTTCAGAGGGAGCTAGTCTATAAACTTGAATCTTTTGCTGTTCaccaaattctgctttgctAGGAGCACTTGATAATAAGCTGCCTACATTTGACAGTTCACTGAGaaattttgtcattttggtGAGTTTTATGTCAGGACATTCAATTAGGAAGCTCTTGCTATTCCTAATACTTTGGGATAGTTCCTCTGAAGATCCTGGCACAAGGTATGAAATTCTTAGAAGGCAGTTGCTACTTTCCAACCATGTCTGCTTATGCTATTAGATCCTGATACCTGGTACAAAGCCTAGATAGTTTTGTAGTATCGATTACCTTTAGACAGAGCAAGCATACCAAGTTGAGTATGCAATACCCCACAGCTAGCATTCCTAATTTTCTGTCACCTCTATAATCATTCTGCGGGGCCTCCACATTCACAAACTGTCAGAATGCCTTCAGTCAACCAGAGAGTGTGTGACATGATAGTACACCATCAAGAGATGATGAAGGAAGTGCAACTTTTCACATATATTCCTAATATGCAGCTATCTTCTTATCTGTTGATACTTATGGCTACAACAGATCTATCCACCGAAATTTATTCTGCTTGGGAGAAGGGAATCCACCCTTCCAGCAGAGTCGAATCAGTAAGCTATTTCAAAATAGAATTTCATACTTTAGGATACCCAGCAAATATCTACCCAGATAAATGGCAACACAGATAACCACAACAACCTGATTGGTATACTTTATAAACTTTCctaacagaaattattaaagTACCCAGGAACTGCACCACAGAATCCCTTTGGTCTCCATTTTGGATCTTTTGCATGAGGTCAATAGCTAATCTTCAACTGCCTAGTCCAGAGATGTCAGAGACCTGCTGACTCACTTGCAGACTACATAATGCTCATAGTTTTGTGACAAAGGATCTGCACaagacagtaaataaaatgagaaaggacTCGTTAGCTTTTGAATTAACAGAAAGATAGTGGTACTTCtataaacaggaagaaaataaacctaGTGATTGCCaataatattaattattaaCCAGCCAGAGCATTTCAACGTAAAAAGGCAGTCTTATTGCCAAGTTTTACCTTGGTTCCACAGGGGCAGGTAAGCAGATTGgagtggaaggaaaggaagctaTAGGAATCTAGGAGACAGGTAAAGCCCAGATGGATATTACTAGCCAGAGGACTCCTGTAAGTTTACTTGCAAAAAGGGGAACAGAAAAACAGGGAGTTGTATACTGTTTGATGAAACAGGAGCCAATAAGAAAAAGTGACTTCCAGAATAGGCCCTGGCAGACAGTAGTGATTTATATTAAGTACACATTTCAAACTACTTTAGGAGGTCAAGCACCTCAACAATAGCACATCAAGGAtctgtattttcatctttttcagatGTTGCATTAGTCTTTCAATTGTTGCCAACTTTACTGATGTAATAAAGCTAGAATTATCTAGATGACagaatatataaatacacacaaatCTACCATTAAAAATTCTAATCCTCCAGATACCTAAAAATAACCAGTGcgcttcttttaaaaagtatgagTAGTTGTTGTGGGTATTCAGACCAGTAATATTTATTGCAcacatcaaagaaaaatagatttagATAAATGAGAACTTACATGACCTTTGAGCTAGCTCAGGTGCCAGTAGCAGTCTGGATACAGCGACACATAACAGCTaacttttcctgcttctgtAATATACCGTTACAGAAGTATGTATGGAACCAATAAGTATAATATACACTAActgttgggagaaaaaaaaaacaacacaaaaacaaCATAAGCTTGGGGACTAGACTTAAGTTAGCTAAAATAGAGAGTAATTCTTTAAGAACAAATACTGCTTCTGTTGCAGCATGTAAATATGAAAGAGTTACTGGGATTTTCATGTGTAAAGGTGATTTGGTGgtcagcacttcagaaaaacaagtttaGAAGTTACAGTGGACAGAAGTAAATACAAGGCCCTACATTGGTATGATAAGTAATGGTCTTTACAACTCTTCAGCTCCTGAGCAGAACTGCATAACAACTGCTCTACCAGGCAAATAACTAAATATACCACCTTTGGAAACTCCACTTTAACACAGGTGAGCAGTATCACATTCTAGATGGCTgtgggtggttttggtttttgtggtttttttttttcttcaggttttttttttctcttcttttcagcatactggggttttttgtttgttgagCATGTGATGCAACTTCTCATTAAACTTTtgattaaatatgttttaaccCATCAGTGATGTGTTAGGTAACTCAATCTCTGCTCTGAACAAAAGACAGGACAGCTTACGTAGAGATAACATCCCCgaagcagcattttattttattcatttaattccaaaacatttaatttagaaGTCTGGCATCTCAGTCATCCATCTTAACATGGGCTAATATTGACATAGTGTTGTCAGAATACACAGACAACTAAACAGCCAAAGagtttacaaaaaataaattcatgatTCTTCAAAACAACTGCAAAAGGTTACAAGTATCAAAACTCTTAGGTAGATGCACTGCATTAAAAGAAACTGTGCACATAAGttagaggcaaaaaaaaaattgctactgAAACTGCACATTTCAAACAGTTTATTGTAAACTGATGAACAGGGTTGTCATTTCACATCAGCTTAACTGTTCTCATTGAAAAAATTTGGGGTGGCTAATTTACTTTGCATGCACAAAATGTACTGCTTAACAGAACTGTCAGCtcatttcaaatggaaaaaaatttaactgGAATATAAGTATCTTCAATCACTTTCCATTATTCTTTCCCATATTCTCCAATCAACAGGCAAACTAAAAATGCCTCCTTTACTATGCACCTTTCTGCACTGCTCAAGTGCAACTAAGATAAATAGGGCCAATAAACCAACCAATCCATCAATGCCCACAAAGACTCATCTGAAACTGCTTCTTGATAAAGTGGACAGCAGATCTGAACAGCTGTACAATACAGATATGCTTAGCACTAGATATTTAGTGTGACTGTGGCAAGGAAATATTGGTGATGATGGGGATGGTGAAGTGGATGAAAGAGGGATCAGAGGAAAGCTCTTTAATTATTGCCCTCTCCTGCTTCTTCGTCTTGCTGATCACTCGTCCACAGAGTGAGGTTGTCTCGAAGTAACTGCATGATGAGAGTGGAGTCCTTGTAGGAATCCTCATTTAGTGTGTCCAGCTCTGCTATGGCATCATCAAAGGCTTGTTTGGCTAAAAGGCAGGCCTGCTCAGGAGCATTCTGGATTTCATAGTAGAACACTGAGAAATTGAGTGCCAGCCCAAGCCTAATTGGGTGAGTGGGCTGCATGTGCTCTTTGCTGATTTCAAAAGCCTCTTTATAGGCAGCTTCTGAGGCTTCCACAACACTGTTCTTCTTCTCTCCAGCAGCAACTTCTGCCAAATAGCGGTAGTAATCccctttcattttcagataaaagaCCTTGCTCTCATACTGGAAGTCATTGCAGTTCTTGATCAAGTATTTATCTAGGAGAGCCAAAACATCATTGCAGACTGTCTCAAGCTCCTTTTCTATCTTCTCCCTATAGGCTTTAACCTTCTCCAGCTTCTTCTCATTCCCATCTGCCATAGTCTTCTGCTCTATGCTGCTGATGACACGCCAGGAAGATCGTCTAGCTCCAACTACATTCTTGTAGGCTACAGACAGCAGATTTCTATCCTCATTCGAGAGAGGCTCATTCAGCTCAGTTACCTGAAAATACAGACAAAGATCAAATTTAAAGGGTTTGTCTTAGAGAAGAGTACGCAAGCTTCCTTCAATACTTCCACCATTAAGTGCAAGATTCAAAACTCCTTCTAGATCCCCAAATTCCTCCTAGACAGGAGTCACTTTGCAACGTTGaaagtttaaaactgtttctgcaGCCAAGACTTAAATGAGTGAAAACCCCACAGTTCTGTTGTAACAGAATGGGTATTTAGAAGCCATTGCAAAGCACGTTCACTGAACAAAAGTGAGGCAGGTTTGTGTAATGGAGAAGCATTCACAGAAGGAAGGCTCAATTTTTTTAGGAAGTCTGCTGTAATTATGCAGACTAAACACTTAGTGATTAATTTAAATGTACCTAGAATACCAGTTTTATGAATCTGGAACACAGCACAAACACTGGAAACTGGTGCAgttcttgcctttctttcccctgctgcttgctttcattCAACAGCAGAGATGGAAGCGCTGTAGTCATTATGATTAAGCTCTGCATAGTACAAATGGAATTAGTGTTTCATAGTATCCTTCAGTCACTTAGTGAGCAATTATACAGTGTAATACAAAAGTTATCCTGATTTCTGCTAACTGGTGGCTGCAGACAAATTTCAGGGATAGGACGTGAAAGCAACTGCAGAGAAATAGAACAGCAAATcgagaaaaaaagccatgatCAACTCCAAATTCCTACTACAAAAAGCTGAGATAGAGCAAGGATAATACTTCTAATACTGTATTTAGGCCTATTTCACTTGCTGTATTAATTTAGGGAATAAAACCTATCAGACTTCTAGTCACTTTAAGTTGTTCTACTTCTGCAAATAtacaaacatgaaattaaaCTCACAGGAATTAGGATGAAAAAAGTAACTCCACCAGTTAAGTGTACTGCATTAAAAGAAGTCACTAGAATTCTAAGGATACATACTTTGGTGTGAAACTAAACTTGTCCTTGCTCAGACACTGCCAAAATCATtaactctttcttttaaaatgtgcatattTACACTGCTTGACAGGCATCAGAAGGTTCACAACCAAATACTTACATACTACAAATAATCAAGTCACAAATATTTACACTATTCTGAGACTGCTGGTGCAGCCAGTGAACCATCCAATAAATGTGCATTGTTCCAagtctaaaaaaataatttatacgAATTATAACTGTTACATTAAGAGAGAGCTTACTTTCAAATTTAGGTTTTGCTCTTAAAGTATTTGAAGTCAATTAGTTTTATCTCCAAAATGCCTTTTCCCCACAGCTCAGGAACCCAGACTCCCAAAACACACTGCTCTGCCTGGCCTAATACAATTAGAGACAATCTACAGAGGGTGAAATGCACAGGAATCAACTCTGACATCTTCATAACCTTCTTCACAGCTTCCAATCATCCTCCCAACAATCCCTCTGTCAACAGTCTCTACTATGACTCACCTGTATTGTCTTCTCTAGTACTAACTCCCTCAAGGTGTAAAGGCTAAGAGCTTTTTATTCCCTACAGTCTATTAGGACAGcactttcttttacaaaaataaagaaatccacCAAATAAGATTAATAATCACTTGGTCATTCCTGTACTCCTGGAGGACTCAGCTTGAAAGTTCACTGCAAGTTCTCAAACACAGTGGTTGATCTAAAGGAGTCAGTAATGTTTTGCTAAAACTTAAACTTGTCATTTAACCACAcaaataaatcaattttttccccacctgCCTTCATTATCTTTAcagtattataaaaaaaaagaaaaaaagaaaaaaatttgtgaTCTGTTAATATACTACTGAGCTATATTACCTACAAAAATAACAACTGAGTATGGAAAAGCACACAAGACACAAAAATAACTGATGATGAGACTTAGTGGGACAGGACAATGGTAACAGAAATACCATCTCTTGGCTTTGCAGTCCAGACTCcatacaaaagaaattaaagctaCAAGACTGCAATCACAGTTATCCTAATTCTTCACCTCATACATCATCACCTCCATTTTTCACCTCATCTTCCACTTACCACCTCTGTTCTTTACCCTCAGCTAACTGCTACCTTCATGTTcatccctttccctctgcttcaAACTAAATATCCTGCTGTATGCTGGTTTTTAAGTATTcaataactaaaaaaaacatATGCCATCATCCTAAACCTTGttataattatttcttctaCCTCCTTATGACTAATATAAACTTTTAGAGACAGGTGTCTTCTGTGTATTCAAAACACCAAAATGGCCTTTTACAGTACATAACAAACGTCCTGGGAACCACCAAAAATTTTTTGAGTACTAAACCTCAATTTTTCACTATGCTATATAGCTGGTGTATTTACTTAAGGGGAGATAAATTAATCAGTTTTCAAATTTCATCCAGTTTGTCACAAGAGACAAAATACAGGAATACCACTAGCCTTGAAAGAAtattccaggtttttttctggtctaTTGTCTCTCTTCTGGTGTTATTCATTTTTACCTGCAAAAAATGCATGACAACACCCACCCTGAAAAAGATTTATAAAGTCCACTTGCACAGCAGCTATTGCAATTGCAGATAACCTACACCTGAAAAGCCCTCCCACCTTCCCTAATCACAACCAAAATTCAATGCAAGTGTTGATAAACAGCATATTTGCAGAAATTTCTGAAGTTCACATTAATAGAGGGAGGATCTTGTAAAGTCTAGCATGAACTCTGGTAATCTTGGCTGGTTTTTACTCAACATTCAGTATTAAAAGTAGGTCTACAGTACAATCTAAAATACAGTATAACCTTTGGAAGCATCCTCATACTATATTTAGACCAGCAAGTTAAGGTTTAGCTGTTGCATCAGCTTGGGCTTTTGCTAAAACTCTCAATAAGCACCAGACTAACCAAATGTATCCTAACACAGCAAGATTGAGAAATAGCAGGGAATACTCAAGATACATTCACAtaaagcacaacaaaaaaagcccaggaAAAAAGCCATCTCTCAGGACTAACTGCAGAACAGTTGTTAATATGTGGAAAAAGAATGTTAACCTCTTAATCAAAACACAAAAGTATCTAAGAGATAAGATTAAAGAACTTAATTAAGAGACTATTCCAGATCATCACTGGACTGCTGTATAATTTAATTGCCCCGACTGACTTAAACTCACCTTGAAACCATCCCttaaagtaaaaaggaaaaattaacagAGAAGCTAATTCAACACGTTTAGGAGACGTTTACTAGCTTTAAGTTTTATCAGAAGTTACTGAACTATCTTGGAGAATCAGCAACTACCATCGGCTCAAGTCCATGGCAAATTATTCCCCATCCTAGATAAAAAATGCTGATACTCTATGTAGATGTATCTAAAAATCACATCTACCTCCCTGGTGTAACAGCTATATTACAAAACTAGACTCAAAGGAAAGCATGTGACTTTTATGGAGCTATCTACTCTTTTATCTATTTCCGATACATTAGCAAAGTAGATAAAAACAGACATGTTTCTCTTCATGTGTGGGGACAAtgtagagaaaaagaaaatttgaagtgctgaaggaaatgtatttcttcctATCTTCCATTCTACCTATAGCCTTTCCTTAACAGAAAAGATCTTGGACTGCAATAATTTACTTTCACATTTTAGATGTAGACATACTTTCTTATAATGGCTGttaggaaaaacagaagcacttaaaatatgaaaatccaTTTGTAGTATGACTTCAATGCAGCATTTACTTACTCAGATGTTAATCTATACTTTCCTTATGTTAACACCGCCCTCTCTCACACCTAAGTTTGGAGTTATTTTCAGTCCTGAGCCAGATGATGCAGTTGAACACACAGGCTATGATCTGCTAGCAGTTTTCATTCAGACTGACAGTCTGCTTTTTGTACCAAGAATACAAGATATGAGACAATACTCTATCAGCTCATAGCCCACACCAAGCTGAGTTACTTTCACATGGAAAACACACCAAAGTGAAGGTTCCACAACTGATAGCAGATCTATGATACACTGTCAGATTACCTAGTAGAATTTGACCCAGGTCAATTGAATGTGTGTGATTCTACTTCTGTTTTGTTAGCCAGAGCATGTAAGTCACAGCTAGAGCCAGTTCTTAGCAAGCTGCTGCAAAAATGACTGTACCCGAGCCAGTATAAAGTCAGGTTTAATTATTAAAACTCTCCTGATACAAAGTTATACAGTTCATAATTTTTGAACAAATAGAAACCAGACTAATGAATTTAAACCAGATCAGTTTCTTGCATCATGTGGCTTCAGTGTTTTATATCAAGCATTGGAAGTTCTAGAGCTAGATTTACTGTATAAAACCACAGTAAGGAAGTAATCTCACAGCAGTGGAGGATATTGTTTACATTAAAGGCATCTCATTCCCCCTCCTACACACACATACTTCATTAACCCAAAACCGGACACTGATGTGAAGAACTTGGTGATACAATACTAAAAATATGGAACATCCCAAATTTTTGAGTCCATTTATGTATACAGATAAAGCCTACAAATTAAACTAGAACCTCAAgctattttgcttaaaaaactTTAGAGCGTTCCAAGacttaaatttatttcatgcTGAGTAGTATTTCACACACAACTAATTTTAAGATTAAACATCTCGCATAACTCAGATTCATCTCACCAATTTTAAAGTGTAAATTACTCTCTACCCATTATGTAGCTATACTAGAAAAGCAACATAAATTAAGAGGTCCTAAGCACTACATATTAGGATTAATACTGTCTGAAATACTACGGTTTTATACAGCTAAAACGTTTAACCTATTTCTGGAATGATCTAAAACCAAAGGTACCCAATGCTGTATTCTCAAGATGCTAGAGTGTGCGTTTCATCAAGCGAGAACCTTTAACACTTACACTAAAAGCATATCTTTCCCCAGTGTGTTGAGAAGTCATTTATTACCTACCATGTAGGGTTATTTCAAATAGTTGGAATCTTGGAGCAGCATTTAATGCAATGAGAATGCCACACCCCTTAGAAGAATGCCATTTCGTAAAGGCACATTTACATATGAttgcattttctattaaaataattttggctaGAAAAAAGTAAACTAAACTCATTAACTTATAAGAGCAAACTAAGtgaaagtttcattttcctctcctgtctACACATTAAGCGCCAAAATACTAGAATACTTCCAAGAAAAAttttaacagcaacaaaaaacccaaacatattGTTGAGCAGTAGTTTCGTTATTTAAGCTACAACTGCTACTTCCAtctggcttttctttaaaaggagaaGCTGATAGGACTGAAAAATTAGTGTTTCTCCAGCTTTATACTGACAGCTGAAATGGCAGTTTTGtcatactttttcttccttcagtgtCAGTCTCAAAAATCATGCTTTGGCTAAAGTCACCTTTGTTACTTTATGTTTTAGGAGTAACTATCAGGCTGTTGGCTATATTGTGTATTGTAAAAGTTTGGAAAGAATGGAAAGAATGGAAATTAATCATCCAGATTTCTATTTATGCTGGAAGCACACTAGTTTCATATAGCATCTTTGAAAACCAACAGATATGTTATAttcagagattttttaaaaaaattttaaaagaaatttttcaaatCAAGATATCCTGCTATGAGAATAGATACCCGAGTTAGAACACTGATTTCCTGTTGAAGGAAGTCTAACATCTCTGAGTGTGAgaagattatttaaatattattctaTATGGATAAAAAGTTCTCTTAATAGCTGTTATGTACAATCACTGAAATAGAAGGAAATATTAGCTGTGTCAGAACAGACAGCCCACATAACAACGTTTCATAGGAGCTTATGCTCAGACCTACAAAATCAACTTCTAACACTAAAGAGCATTCTGGAAATTACCATGTTAGAGTGAACTCCTGTGAAAGCCAAGTAACCAAGAGATGCTACATTATAGGCATGCAACAGTGTATGAAAGCTTAAAATAAGGAAACTGTTGCctttaaaattcagctttactttttgtat
This genomic interval from Buteo buteo chromosome 11, bButBut1.hap1.1, whole genome shotgun sequence contains the following:
- the YWHAH gene encoding 14-3-3 protein eta; the encoded protein is MGDREQLLQRARLAEQAERYDDMASAMKSVTELNEPLSNEDRNLLSVAYKNVVGARRSSWRVISSIEQKTMADGNEKKLEKVKAYREKIEKELETVCNDVLALLDKYLIKNCNDFQYESKVFYLKMKGDYYRYLAEVAAGEKKNSVVEASEAAYKEAFEISKEHMQPTHPIRLGLALNFSVFYYEIQNAPEQACLLAKQAFDDAIAELDTLNEDSYKDSTLIMQLLRDNLTLWTSDQQDEEAGEGNN